Genomic window (Acidimicrobiales bacterium):
CTCCGGCGCTCGCCGCAGGAGGCGAGGCGGCTCGACATCACCGCCGCCGGCCGCCGTTCGCTCGCAGAAGAACTCGGCGTCGACGCGCCGTGACGGCCTTCCGCGACCTCCACGCGACCGGCATCTTCGTCATGCCGAACCCCTGGGACATCGGCTCGGCGACCACTCTGGCCTCGCTCGGGTTCCCGGCCCTCGCCACCACCAGTTCGGGCCACGCCGCCAGTCTTGGGAAAGAGGACCAGAAAGTGACCCTCGACGAACTGGTCGCGCACGCCGCCGCCGTGGTGGCCGCGGTCGATGTCCCCTTGAACGTCGATGCCGAGTACTGCTTCTCGGCCGACATCGTGGGCATCGGCCCCGTTGTGCGCCGGCTCGCGTCGACGGGAGCCGCGGGCCTGTCGATCGAGGACTTCAACCCGTTCGCCGGCGTGATCAACCCTGTCGAGGTGGCCGCCGAGCGGGTGGCGGCCGCCGCCGACGCCGCGCATGACGAGGATCTCGTCCTCACGGCCAGGGCCGAGAACCTCCTCTACGGCGCCGGCGACCTGGACGACACGATCACCCGCCTGCTCGCCTACCGGGACGCGGGGGCCGATGTCGTCTACGCCCCCGGCCTTGTCGACCTGAGCCAGATCGCGACCGTCGTGGCCGAGGTGGGGGTGCCGGTGAACGTGCTCATCCTGTCGGGCGGGCCTTCGATCCCCGAACTCGCCGCCGCCGGCGTCCGCCGGGTCTCGACCGGGGGCGCCCTCGCCCGATCCGCCTACGCAGAATTCCGGCGGCTCGCGACGGCACTGTTGGCCGCTGCGGAGTCGGCACGACTCGACGGACAGGCTTGAGGTCCACGGACACTCAACGGTCACCGTCGCCGGAGCGCAGCACGGAAGAGGGCGCGCTGAGGGTGAGCGCCTGACCCTCAACGGT
Coding sequences:
- a CDS encoding isocitrate lyase/phosphoenolpyruvate mutase family protein; its protein translation is MTAFRDLHATGIFVMPNPWDIGSATTLASLGFPALATTSSGHAASLGKEDQKVTLDELVAHAAAVVAAVDVPLNVDAEYCFSADIVGIGPVVRRLASTGAAGLSIEDFNPFAGVINPVEVAAERVAAAADAAHDEDLVLTARAENLLYGAGDLDDTITRLLAYRDAGADVVYAPGLVDLSQIATVVAEVGVPVNVLILSGGPSIPELAAAGVRRVSTGGALARSAYAEFRRLATALLAAAESARLDGQA